The following proteins come from a genomic window of Corynebacterium hansenii:
- a CDS encoding carboxyl transferase domain-containing protein, which yields MSRTSARELIDSVIDRGTYRSWDTPPDYGDIGDDYAATLARAREKSGVDEAVLTGEGEVGGRRVAVICSEFSFLAGSIGAATARRIIRGIERATAEGLPLLLSPTSGGTRMQEGTPAFAMMVSITTAVARHKDAHLPFLVYLRNPTTGGVMASWGSSGHFTFAEPGALLGFLGPRVVELTTGTGIPEGVQSAENLYERGIIDGVISPEGLRGSVRRTVDVLMPDVETAEPAPPADAVPDGRGAWESILRTREPSRPGGGDILAALEDRSVPLSGTGDGENDDAVRAVLARIAGRPVIIVVQDRHRQPPLGPDPMGPGSLRFAQRAIRLAESLRIPLVTVIDTPGAELTKEAEENAMAGEIARTLTALLDVRVPTVSMILGQGCGGGALAMLPADRALAMHDAWLSPLPPEGASAIIHRDTEHAPEMMEAQGVAAEALLSAGVIDEIIAEPEDNDELVDRVLGAIAHALWTLETAPERVGREQRFAHYREFALGS from the coding sequence CGGGGGTCGACGAGGCCGTGCTCACCGGCGAAGGAGAGGTCGGCGGGCGCCGAGTGGCGGTGATCTGCTCCGAGTTCTCGTTCCTCGCCGGTTCGATCGGCGCGGCGACGGCTCGGCGGATCATCCGCGGCATCGAGCGCGCCACGGCCGAGGGCCTGCCGCTGCTGCTGTCGCCCACCTCGGGCGGCACGCGCATGCAGGAGGGCACCCCGGCATTCGCGATGATGGTGTCCATCACCACCGCCGTCGCCAGGCACAAGGACGCGCACCTGCCCTTCCTCGTGTACCTGCGCAACCCCACCACCGGCGGCGTCATGGCGTCGTGGGGCTCCTCCGGCCACTTCACGTTCGCCGAGCCGGGCGCGCTCCTCGGTTTCCTGGGCCCGCGGGTGGTCGAGCTGACGACGGGCACCGGCATCCCGGAGGGCGTGCAGAGCGCGGAAAACCTGTACGAGCGCGGCATCATCGACGGCGTCATCTCGCCCGAGGGGCTGCGCGGTTCGGTGCGGCGGACCGTCGACGTGCTCATGCCGGACGTGGAGACCGCCGAGCCGGCGCCGCCGGCGGACGCCGTGCCCGACGGCCGCGGCGCCTGGGAGTCGATCCTGCGCACCCGCGAACCGTCGCGCCCGGGTGGCGGGGACATCCTCGCCGCGCTCGAGGACCGTTCCGTGCCGCTGTCGGGCACCGGCGACGGCGAGAACGACGACGCGGTGCGAGCCGTGCTGGCCCGCATCGCCGGGCGCCCCGTCATCATCGTCGTGCAGGACCGCCACCGGCAGCCGCCCCTGGGGCCGGACCCGATGGGCCCGGGGTCGCTGCGCTTCGCCCAGCGGGCCATCCGCCTGGCCGAGAGCCTGCGGATTCCCCTGGTCACGGTGATCGACACGCCCGGCGCCGAACTGACCAAGGAAGCCGAGGAAAACGCGATGGCCGGCGAGATCGCCCGCACCCTCACCGCGCTCCTCGACGTCCGCGTGCCCACCGTGTCCATGATCCTCGGCCAGGGCTGCGGCGGCGGCGCCCTCGCGATGCTGCCCGCCGACCGGGCCCTGGCCATGCACGACGCCTGGCTGTCGCCGCTGCCGCCCGAGGGCGCGTCGGCGATCATCCACCGCGACACCGAGCACGCGCCCGAGATGATGGAGGCCCAGGGCGTCGCCGCCGAAGCACTGCTGTCCGCCGGGGTCATCGACGAGATCATCGCCGAGCCGGAGGACAATGACGAGCTGGTCGACCGGGTCCTGGGCGCGATCGCCCACGCCCTGTGGACGCTGGAGACCGCCCCCGAGCGCGTCGGCCGCGAGCAGCGCTTCGCCCATTACCGGGAGTTCGCGCTGGGCTCGTGA
- a CDS encoding FKBP-type peptidyl-prolyl cis-trans isomerase codes for MTKPELGAKSGPAPTDLVINDITVGDGAEATPGARVEVHYVGVEFETGDEFDSSWNRGQSIEFPLDGLIAGWQEGIPGMKVGGRRELICPPEKAYGPAGAGHFLSGKTLVFVIDLLDVK; via the coding sequence ATGACGAAGCCCGAACTCGGCGCCAAGTCCGGCCCGGCCCCCACTGATCTGGTCATCAACGACATCACCGTCGGCGACGGCGCCGAGGCGACCCCGGGTGCCCGCGTCGAGGTCCACTACGTGGGCGTCGAATTCGAGACCGGCGACGAGTTCGACTCCTCGTGGAACCGCGGCCAGTCGATCGAGTTCCCGCTCGACGGTCTCATCGCCGGCTGGCAGGAGGGCATCCCCGGCATGAAGGTCGGCGGCCGCCGCGAGCTGATCTGCCCGCCGGAGAAGGCCTACGGCCCCGCCGGCGCCGGCCACTTCCTGTCGGGCAAGACCCTGGTCTTCGTCATCGACCTGCTCGACGTCAAGTAA